Proteins encoded within one genomic window of Pongo abelii isolate AG06213 chromosome 18, NHGRI_mPonAbe1-v2.0_pri, whole genome shotgun sequence:
- the DPEP3 gene encoding dipeptidase 3 has protein sequence MVRTPLWASARRLLLPGSRGRPPRNMQPTGREGSRALSRRYLRRLLLLLLLLLLRQPVTRAETTPGAPRALSTLGSPSLFTTPGVPSALTIPGLTTPGTPKTLDLRGRAQALMRNFPLVDGHNDLPQLLRQRYKNVLQDVNLRNFSHGQTSLDRLRDGLVGAQFWSASASCQSQDQTAVRLALEQIDLIRRMCASYSELELVTSAEGLNSSQKLACLIGVEGGHSLDNSLSVLRSFYVLGVRYLTLTFTCNTPWAESSTKFRHHMYTNVSGLTSFGEKVVEELNRLGMMIDLSYASDTLMRRVLEVSQAPVIFSHSAARAVCDNLLNVPDDILQLLKKNGGIVMVTLSMGVLQCNLLANVSTVADHFDHIRAVIGSEFIGIGGNYDGTGRFPQGLEDVSTYPVLIEELLSRSWSEEELQGVLRGNLLRVFRQVEKVREESRAQSPVEAEFPYGQLSTSCHSHLVPQNGHQATHLEVTKQPTNRVPWRSSNASPYLVPGLVAAATFPTFTQWLC, from the exons ATGGTCCGGACCCCATTGTGGGCCTCTGCCCGTCGCCTGCTCCTCCCAGGCTCCCGCGGCCGACCCCCGCGCAACATGCAGCCCACGGGCCGCGAGGGTTCCCGCGCGCTCAGCCGGCGGTATCTGCGGCGTCTGCTCCtcctgctactgctgctgctgctgcggcAGCCCGTAACCCGCGCGGAGACCACGCCGGGCGCCCCCAGAGCCCTCTCCACGCTGGGCTCCCCCAGCCTCTTCACCACACCGGGCGTCCCCAGCGCCCTCACTATCCCAGGCCTCACTACGCCAGGCACCCCCAAAACCCTGGACCTTCGGGGCCGCGCGCAGGCCCTGATGCGGAATTTCCCGCTCGTGGACGG CCACAATGACCTGCCCCAGCTCCTGAGACAGCGTTACAAGAATGTGCTTCAGGATGTTAACCTGCGAAATTTCAGCCACggtcagaccagcctggacaggcTTAGAGACGGCCTCGTGGGTGCCCAG TTCTGGTCAGCCTCCGCCTCATGCCAGTCCCAGGACCAGACTGCCGTGCGCCTCGCCCTGGAGCAGATTGACCTTATTCGCCGCATGTGTGCCTCCTACTCTGAACTCGAGCTTGTGACTTCAGCTGAAG GTCTGAACAGCTCCCAAAAGCTGGCCTGCCTCATTGGCGTGGAGGGTGGTCACTCACTGGACAACAGCCTCTCTGTGCTGCGCAGTTTCTATGTGCTGGGGGTGCGCTACCTGACACTCACCTTCACCTGCAATACACCATG GGCAGAGAGTTCCACCAAGTTCAGACACCACATGTACACCAACGTCAGTGGATTGACAAGCTTTGGTGAG AAAGTAGTAGAAGAGTTGAACCGCCTGGGCATGATGATAGATTTGTCCTATGCATCGGACACCTTGATGAGAAGGGTCCTGGAAGTGTCTCAGGCTCCTGTGATCTTCTCCCACTCAGCTGCCAGAGCTGTGTGCGACAATTTGTTGAATGTTCCCGATGACATCCTGCAGCTTCTG AAGAAGAATGGTGGCATCGTGATGGTGACACTGTCCATGGGGGTGCTGCAGTGCAACCTGCTTGCTAACGTGTCCACTGTGGCAG ATCACTTTGACCACATCAGGGCAGTCATTGGATCTGAGTTCATCGGGATTGGTGGAAATTATGACGGGACTGGCCG GTTCCCTCAGGGGCTGGAGGACGTGTCCACATACCCAGTCCTGATAGAGGAGTTGCTGAGTCGTAGCTGGAGTGAGGAAGAGCTTCAAGGTGTCCTTCGTGGAAACCTGCTGCGGGTCTTCAGACAAGTGGAAAAG GTGAGAGAGGAGAGCAGAGCGCAGAGCCCCGTGGAGGCTGAGTTTCCATATGGGCAACTGAGCACATCCTGCCACTCCCACCTCGTGCCTCAGAATGGACATCAGGCTACGCATCTGGAGGTGACCAAGCAGCCAACCAATCGGGTCCCCTGGAGGTCCTCAAATGCCTCCCCATACCTTGTTCCAGGCCTTGTGGCTGCTGCCACCTTCCCAACCTTCACCCAGTGGCTCTGCTGA